A stretch of DNA from Penaeus chinensis breed Huanghai No. 1 chromosome 1, ASM1920278v2, whole genome shotgun sequence:
CGCGTCCACATCAACGTCAAGGACGAGAACGACAACGCCCCGACTTTCCCGTCCGGCGTCATGAACATCGACTTCCCGGAGAACACTCCGCGAGACGTCAAGCGCACCCTGGCCCCCGCGCGCGACAAGGACCTCGGGATCTTCAACACGCAGCGCTACGACATCGTCTCCGGAAACGTGAACAACGCTTTCCGGCTGTCGTCccacagggagagggacagcgtGCTCTACCTCGACCTCCAGATCAATGGCTTCCTGGACCGCGAGACGACGGCCTTCTACTCGCTCCTGATCGAGGCCTGGGACGGCGGTACTCCCCCTCTCAAGGGCTCCATGACCGTCAACATCACCATTCAGGACGTGAATGACAACCAGCCGATCTTCAACCAGAGTCGGTACTTCGCCACAGTGCCAGAGAATGCCACCATCGGCACTTCCGTCCTGCAGGTCCTTGCCACCGACACGGATTCGGGAGACAACGGCAAGATCACTTACTCGATCAACCGCCGCCAGAGTGACCGCGAGAACATGTTCCAGATCGACCCGAAGTCCGGCGTCATCTCGGTCAACCGTCCGCTCGACTTCGAGACGAAGGAGGTCCACGAGCTAGGTGGTGGTCGCGCGCGACAACGGCGACCAGTCCCTGGAGACCACCGCCTTCGTGTCCATCCGCGTCATCGACGTTAACGACAACCAGCCCACCATCAACCTGATCTTCCTCTCCGACGACGCCACGCCCAAGATCTCGGAGGACGCCCAACCCGGGGAGTTCGTGGCCAGGATTTCCGTGAACGACCCCGACTCCAAGGAGGAGTACGCCAACGTCAGCGTGACCCTGAAGGGCGGCGAGGGCCACTTCAACCTGACGACACACGACAGGATCATCTACCTGATGGTGGTGTCGCGTCCCTTGGACCGGGAACTAAAGCCGAACTACACGCTGGTGGTGTTCGCGACGGACCAGGGCAACCCGCCCCTCCACGCCTCGCGGAAGTTCGACNNNNNNNNNNNNNNNNNNNNNNNNNNNNNNNNNNNNNNNNNNNNNNNNNNNNNNNNNNNNNNNNNNNNNNNNNNNNNNNNNNNNNNNNNNNNNNNNNNNNtcctcctcctcctactcctcctcctcctactcctcctcctcctacctcctcctcctcctcctcctcttcctcctcctcctcctcctaatcctcctcctcctactcctcctacctcctcctctacttctcctcctcctcctcctcatctcctcgctccctcgcctccttcgatcctcctcctcctctcctcctctttcctattctcctcctcctcctactcctcctccttcctactccgcctcctcctaatacctcctccttctttttactcCACTCCttacatcctcctccctccctctccttcctcatcctctcatctcctgCCTTCCTTCGTCTGGTTTGGAGTTGTGGTGAGGAGAGTTTGGATGTGAATATTTTGGTGTTGTGTCGatggctctctggctctcgctcaaGAAGTAAGTGAAAgtaagtaagtgagagtgagagagagagagagagagagagagaagagacagagagagagagagagagagaagattggatatagagaggggggggggggggggggggggggggggggggggtggttgggggggggggggggggggggggggggggggggggggggggggggggggaggggggggggggggtttttgggggggcggggggggggggagggggggggggggggggggggggggggggggggagagagagagagagagagagataagacttgagggaaagaggagaaggttcGACGAGCTCGATGAGCTTaagagcgaggagcgagagagagaggacgaggatgcACCAGAAGGGAAGGACAGGCGACGTCCGCGGAGTGCAAGAAGGCGCCGATGTCTTGAGTTACCTTCTCGTTTGACAGCTGGGTCctctgccatcccccccccctcacctttccctccccccttcacccctttccctcgcccccctctctccacacccTCCGTCAGAGAGTCCTCAGGTTACACGTACCCAGTTATGGGTACAGAAGCGGCCACCGGCATTTCATCGCGGACTAATTATGAGACCACCTCATTTTCTTTCACCTCCTTGTGCTGTTTCTGGCCATGCGGGGATTCGATTTCCCCGGGACGCGTCCTCGGGGATCCTCTTTGTTCGGGAAACTTCTGCTgaagacgtgttttttttttctctcgctcgctcgcccgtcGGGAGGTGTCGGCGCCTCGTGGGATCTGCTGTCGGTTTTGTtttaggaatgtgtgtgtgcgggggtgtagagggggggggggggtgtgtgtgtgtgtgtgtgtgtgtgtgtgtgtgtgtgtgtgtgtgtgtgtgtgtgtgtgtgtgtgtgtgtgtgtgtgtgtgtgtgtgtgtgtgtctatctatctatgtatgtatatatgcatatatatgcaaatttatttatttattcaactattttatttatttatttatgtatttatgtatttatctgcatACTTATTCCTCCatttatccacccatccatccatccaactacacatctatttgcttattcattcacttatttgtaTCAATCGACAGTACTCGAAGGGCCACTTCTCCTTAAGCTTACACCTGAATTTCGCCTTAATTCCGATTTGCCTTTGCCTGTGACAGACCTGGTGGTTGCTGTCAGGCGGAGGCTCAGGGCGGGGCTTAAAGATATTTTCAGGCTACTGTCTTTTATCTTGAGGGATTTTGTCCAATGTCCCGTGTCATGGCTTTTCCTGTGATTTGATTTCTGCGGTGttcctgtttgtttctctttctctgtttctgttttgttctgttttgttttgttttgttttggttctctctctctctctctctctctctctctctctctctctctctctctctctctctctctctctctctctctctctctctcttctctctctttcttactagcTATTGTTTGTCTCTAGTTATCCATCATTTCCTTTCATATTAATCTTGTCCAtgtcagtttgtctctctctctctctctctctctctctctc
This window harbors:
- the LOC125041709 gene encoding LOW QUALITY PROTEIN: protein dachsous-like (The sequence of the model RefSeq protein was modified relative to this genomic sequence to represent the inferred CDS: deleted 1 base in 1 codon); amino-acid sequence: MMCEQCRLGEEGDAGEPPSPAAPVPPSCCSCCRGRPRDMAARPLGPTSAGARVARLVPSASDQCSARGVIRTARAPGRTQPWVTMLALILALVLCPAAAEYVREFEVSEVVAVGTNIGYIGDSNPGQPSPPPPPYLIVPVPGSAVDSDLRIEQDTGEIKTNVVLDRELRSSYSLVAIPQSGENIRVHINVKDENDNAPTFPSGVMNIDFPENTPRDVKRTLAPARDKDLGIFNTQRYDIVSGNVNNAFRLSSHRERDSVLYLDLQINGFLDRETTAFYSLLIEAWDGGTPPLKGSMTVNITIQDVNDNQPIFNQSRYFATVPENATIGTSVLQVLATDTDSGDNGKITYSINRRQSDRENMFQIDPKSGVISVNRPLDFETKEVHELVVVARDNGDQSLETTAFVSIRVIDVNDNQPTINLIFLSDDATPKISEDAQPGEFVARISVNDPDSKEEYANVSVTLKGGEGHFNLTTHDRIIYLMVVSRPLDRELKPNYTLVVFATDQGNPPLHASRKFD